A region from the Kineothrix sp. IPX-CK genome encodes:
- a CDS encoding UDP-N-acetylglucosamine 1-carboxyvinyltransferase — MEQYAIKGGNPLVGEVEIGGAKNAALAILAAAIMTDETVVIENVPDVRDTNVLIQAMESIGVIINRIDRHTVKINASHIHNLVIEDDFIKKIRASYYLLGALLGKYKKAEVALPGGCNIGLRPIDQHIKGFRALGADVRIEHGLIITDAEELRGSNIYLDVVSVGATINVMMAAVMAEGKTTIENAAKEPHVVDLANFLNSMGADVKGAGTDVIRIKGVPKLHGSEYTIIPDQIEAGTFMFAAAVTRGDVTVKNVIPKHLESISSKLLEIGCEVEESDDAVRVVSAKALTHTHVKTLPYPGFPTDMQPQIVVALGLSAGTSIVTESIFENRFKYVDELTRMGASIKVEGNTAIIDGVERYTGASISAPDLRAGASLVLAGLAAEGITVVDDIRFIERGYEDFHLKLKALGAQIDRVNTDRELQKFKLKVG; from the coding sequence ATGGAACAATACGCAATAAAGGGTGGAAATCCGTTAGTTGGCGAAGTAGAAATAGGCGGTGCGAAGAATGCGGCGCTTGCTATTTTGGCGGCAGCTATTATGACGGATGAGACTGTAGTAATAGAAAATGTGCCTGACGTTCGCGATACGAATGTGCTGATTCAGGCGATGGAAAGTATCGGCGTCATTATAAACAGAATAGACAGACATACGGTAAAAATAAATGCATCCCACATTCACAATCTTGTTATCGAGGATGATTTTATTAAAAAAATCAGGGCTTCCTATTATTTGCTGGGAGCCTTACTTGGAAAATATAAAAAGGCAGAGGTGGCGCTGCCGGGAGGCTGCAATATCGGTTTAAGGCCGATAGACCAGCATATCAAAGGGTTCCGCGCTTTGGGAGCCGATGTCCGGATTGAGCACGGCCTTATTATTACCGATGCGGAAGAGCTTCGTGGAAGCAACATTTATTTGGATGTGGTTTCGGTGGGCGCTACGATTAACGTCATGATGGCGGCTGTTATGGCTGAAGGAAAGACGACGATTGAGAATGCTGCGAAGGAACCGCATGTGGTCGACTTGGCGAACTTTTTGAATAGTATGGGAGCTGACGTCAAGGGTGCCGGTACCGATGTGATACGAATTAAAGGAGTTCCCAAGCTCCATGGCAGTGAATATACGATTATTCCGGATCAGATAGAGGCAGGAACGTTTATGTTCGCGGCGGCGGTTACCAGGGGGGATGTTACCGTGAAGAACGTCATCCCGAAGCATTTGGAATCTATCAGTTCCAAGCTGCTGGAAATCGGCTGTGAGGTGGAGGAATCGGACGATGCGGTGCGCGTAGTATCTGCAAAGGCATTGACCCATACTCATGTGAAGACCCTTCCTTACCCCGGATTTCCTACCGATATGCAGCCGCAGATTGTGGTTGCCCTCGGGCTTTCCGCAGGAACGAGCATCGTAACGGAGAGTATATTTGAAAACCGTTTTAAATATGTGGACGAGCTTACCAGGATGGGAGCAAGTATCAAGGTGGAAGGTAATACTGCAATTATCGATGGCGTAGAGCGTTACACAGGAGCGAGCATCTCTGCTCCGGATCTTCGTGCGGGTGCGTCGCTTGTGCTGGCAGGGCTTGCGGCGGAAGGAATCACCGTTGTGGACGATATCAGATTTATTGAGCGGGGATATGAGGATTTTCATTTGAAGCTCAAGGCTCTGGGGGCGCAGATTGACAGGGTGAATACGGACCGCGAGCTGCAGAAGTTTAAATTGAAGGTAGGTTAA
- the metK gene encoding methionine adenosyltransferase produces MEKFLFTSESVTEGHPDKVCDAISDAVLDSLMEKDPMSRVACEVATCTGFVLVTGEITTNAYVDIQKIARETIKEIGYTKSEYGFDGNTCAVLVAIDEQSSDIAMGVDKALEAKQQEAAENKMTDAQIEAIGAGDQGMMFGYATNETEEYMPYSISLAHKLALQLTKVRKDGTLKYLRPDGKSQVSVEYDKDGKPLRLEAVVLSTQHDEEVTQEQIHEDIKKYVFDVILPKELIDADTKFFINPTGRFVIGGPHGDAGLTGRKIIVDTYGGYARHGGGAFSGKDCTKVDRSAAYAARYVAKNIVAASISEKCEIQLSYAIGVAQPTSIMVDTFGTGKIEDEKLIEIIRENFDLRPAGIIKMLDLRRPIYRQTAAYGHFGRNDLDLPWEKLDKVDLLRKYL; encoded by the coding sequence ATGGAAAAATTTTTATTTACTTCGGAATCAGTTACAGAGGGGCATCCTGACAAAGTCTGCGATGCCATTTCTGATGCGGTACTTGACTCACTGATGGAAAAGGATCCTATGAGCCGTGTTGCCTGTGAAGTAGCGACCTGTACAGGCTTTGTACTGGTAACAGGAGAAATTACTACGAACGCTTACGTAGATATACAGAAAATAGCTCGTGAAACGATTAAGGAAATCGGTTATACGAAATCTGAATATGGTTTCGACGGCAATACCTGTGCGGTACTGGTAGCTATCGATGAGCAGTCCTCTGATATCGCAATGGGCGTGGACAAGGCACTTGAAGCGAAGCAGCAGGAAGCGGCTGAAAACAAGATGACCGATGCACAGATCGAAGCCATCGGTGCCGGCGATCAGGGTATGATGTTCGGTTATGCAACGAACGAAACAGAGGAATATATGCCTTATTCTATCTCCCTCGCTCACAAGCTGGCACTTCAGCTTACCAAGGTGCGAAAGGATGGAACCTTAAAATATTTAAGGCCTGACGGAAAGAGTCAGGTTTCCGTAGAATATGACAAAGACGGAAAGCCTCTGCGCCTGGAGGCCGTGGTGCTTTCCACACAGCACGATGAAGAAGTGACTCAGGAGCAGATTCATGAAGATATCAAGAAATATGTATTCGATGTAATACTCCCGAAGGAATTGATCGATGCGGATACGAAATTCTTTATCAATCCCACCGGCCGTTTCGTTATCGGCGGACCTCACGGAGACGCGGGGCTTACGGGACGTAAAATCATCGTCGATACTTACGGCGGCTATGCCCGTCATGGCGGCGGCGCATTCTCCGGCAAAGACTGCACTAAGGTAGACCGCTCCGCAGCTTACGCGGCCCGCTATGTAGCGAAAAACATCGTGGCAGCCAGCATCTCCGAAAAGTGCGAGATTCAGCTTTCCTATGCCATCGGCGTAGCACAGCCTACCTCCATCATGGTAGACACCTTCGGAACAGGGAAAATCGAAGATGAAAAGCTGATAGAAATCATCCGTGAGAACTTCGATCTTCGCCCGGCAGGTATCATCAAAATGTTGGACCTTCGCCGCCCGATCTACAGACAGACAGCCGCTTACGGACATTTCGGCCGAAACGATCTGGATTTGCCATGGGAGAAGCTGGACAAGGTGGATTTACTCAGAAAATATTTATAA
- a CDS encoding DNA polymerase IV, with protein MNKENKEKIIFHIDVNSAYLSWSALKKLEEGAEQDLREIPSIIGGDIERRRGVVLAKSIPAKTYHVKTGEPIVSALRKCPHLIIAPPDHNLYHRRSRELMAFLYDICPDLEQVSVDECYMDYTPIADKYPSPLEAAHIIKDHIYEKFGYTVNVGISNRKVLAKMASDFRKPNLVHTLYTGEIEKKLWPLPVSSLYMCGRSSAETLHKLEILTIGDLAGADIFILSAHLKSHGILLWQYANGIDSSEVISEQINAKGIGNSTTLREDAVTKEEAYKILLSLSETVAGRLRKSAQLASMISTELKYNTFQSVSHQTTLFSPTCTTDVIYKTACSLFDEIWNGTPIRLLGVRTSKLVSDEEPVQLSLFDIQEKTSGGPTSKKQEKLDMALDSIRKKFGPDSVMRGSFFHDENI; from the coding sequence ATGAACAAGGAAAATAAAGAAAAAATCATCTTTCATATCGACGTAAATTCCGCTTACCTTAGCTGGAGTGCCTTGAAAAAATTGGAAGAAGGCGCCGAACAGGACTTAAGAGAAATTCCTTCTATCATCGGCGGAGATATTGAACGCCGCCGGGGCGTCGTCCTGGCTAAGTCGATACCCGCCAAGACTTACCATGTAAAGACCGGGGAGCCTATCGTAAGTGCGCTTCGAAAATGTCCTCATCTCATAATCGCTCCGCCGGATCACAACCTTTACCACCGTAGATCTCGGGAGCTTATGGCCTTTTTATATGACATCTGCCCTGATCTGGAGCAGGTCAGTGTGGACGAATGCTATATGGACTATACTCCCATAGCTGACAAATATCCTTCTCCTCTGGAAGCCGCTCACATCATAAAGGACCATATCTATGAAAAATTCGGTTATACGGTAAACGTAGGAATATCCAACAGAAAAGTGCTTGCAAAAATGGCTTCCGACTTCAGAAAACCAAATCTGGTGCATACTTTATATACCGGTGAAATCGAAAAAAAGCTTTGGCCTCTTCCAGTCTCTTCCTTATATATGTGCGGCCGCTCCAGCGCCGAAACGCTGCATAAACTGGAGATTCTTACCATAGGAGATCTCGCCGGGGCTGACATCTTTATATTATCAGCCCATTTAAAGAGCCATGGTATTTTGCTGTGGCAATACGCCAACGGAATCGACAGCTCCGAAGTGATCTCAGAACAGATAAATGCAAAAGGTATCGGTAATTCCACCACACTAAGAGAAGATGCCGTCACAAAGGAGGAAGCCTATAAAATCCTGTTAAGCCTTTCCGAGACGGTAGCCGGCAGGCTTAGAAAATCCGCACAGCTAGCCAGTATGATCAGTACCGAACTCAAATACAATACCTTTCAGAGCGTGTCCCACCAAACAACCCTGTTCTCCCCTACCTGCACCACAGATGTCATTTACAAAACCGCCTGTTCCCTCTTCGACGAAATCTGGAACGGAACCCCTATCCGGCTTCTCGGTGTAAGAACATCCAAGCTGGTTTCCGACGAAGAGCCTGTTCAATTAAGCCTCTTCGATATTCAGGAAAAGACATCAGGAGGACCGACTTCCAAAAAGCAGGAAAAACTGGACATGGCGCTGGATTCCATACGGAAGAAATTCGGACCGGATTCCGTTATGAGAGGAAGCTTTTTTCATGACGAGAATATATGA
- the glmS gene encoding glutamine--fructose-6-phosphate transaminase (isomerizing): protein MCGIIGYTGKNAAKDIMLDALETLEYRGYDSAGIAICESGSEQTRIYKCAGRVKDLRNLCENKTIEGNCGIGHTRWATHGGVSDENAHPHKYEKVTVIHNGIIENYRDLIRKYDLCDKLHSQTDSEVVAAVLSHFYTGDPYSAIQKTVLKLKGTFALGIIFEDMPGFVFAVRNVSPIVVAKTESGTMLASDVTVLGQYSKDYFVLPEGHILTMKADGAELCDMSGEPVLPEWLTISWDTNRSSKGGYPFYMEKEIMEQPEVIAETIEPRIKDGIPDFAEDEIPDSLLKDCDRVCVVACGTAMHAGLVGKALLQSLVRIHIDVELASEFMYTDTIVDEKTLVIAISQSGETIDTLEALKYAKRNGAKTLSIVNVRGASIARESEYVIYTNAGPEIAVASTKAYTTQLAVLYLLTGRMAYVRGIYDAGRAREFARELLRVPQVVAQVLDRREEIHYIARGILNAKDVFMIGRGLDHSILLEGSLKLKEVSYIHSEAYASGELKHGTIALITEDTPVVAVVTQDKVQSKEFSNIREVQSRGAEVILLMKETYTLDKGTSWAGIFKLPAMRDEFMVMPASAALQLLAYYVSLDKGLDVDKPRNLAKVVTVE, encoded by the coding sequence ATGTGTGGAATTATTGGATATACAGGTAAAAATGCGGCGAAGGATATTATGCTCGATGCCTTGGAAACGTTGGAATACAGAGGCTACGACAGTGCGGGTATCGCAATATGCGAAAGCGGATCGGAGCAGACACGGATTTATAAATGTGCGGGAAGAGTAAAAGATTTAAGAAATCTGTGTGAAAATAAGACGATAGAGGGCAACTGCGGTATCGGCCATACCAGATGGGCCACCCACGGCGGAGTGAGCGACGAGAATGCGCACCCCCACAAATATGAAAAGGTAACGGTAATTCATAACGGTATTATTGAAAATTACCGCGATCTGATCAGAAAATACGATTTATGCGACAAGCTTCATTCTCAGACGGACAGCGAGGTAGTAGCGGCAGTACTTTCCCATTTTTATACAGGAGACCCATATTCGGCCATTCAGAAAACAGTTCTGAAGCTCAAAGGAACCTTTGCGCTCGGAATCATTTTCGAGGATATGCCGGGTTTTGTTTTTGCGGTCAGAAATGTGAGTCCCATCGTAGTCGCTAAAACGGAAAGCGGTACCATGCTGGCTTCTGATGTAACAGTCTTGGGGCAGTACTCTAAGGATTATTTTGTGTTGCCTGAAGGCCACATACTGACGATGAAAGCGGACGGTGCAGAGCTCTGCGATATGTCAGGAGAGCCTGTCTTGCCGGAATGGCTGACGATAAGCTGGGACACCAACCGCAGCAGTAAAGGCGGCTATCCCTTTTATATGGAAAAAGAAATCATGGAGCAGCCGGAGGTAATCGCAGAAACTATCGAGCCAAGAATCAAAGACGGCATTCCGGACTTCGCGGAGGATGAAATCCCGGACAGCTTGCTCAAAGACTGCGACCGTGTCTGCGTAGTCGCCTGCGGAACGGCAATGCACGCGGGCCTGGTAGGAAAAGCACTGCTGCAGTCTCTCGTTCGGATCCACATTGATGTGGAGCTTGCCAGCGAATTCATGTACACAGATACCATTGTGGATGAAAAAACGCTGGTAATAGCCATATCCCAATCGGGAGAGACTATCGATACTCTTGAGGCACTGAAATACGCCAAGAGGAACGGCGCAAAGACACTGTCCATTGTAAACGTAAGAGGCGCATCCATCGCCCGTGAAAGCGAGTACGTCATATACACTAATGCCGGCCCCGAAATCGCAGTGGCAAGCACCAAAGCGTACACGACACAGCTGGCTGTCCTCTATCTGCTCACAGGACGCATGGCCTATGTACGAGGAATCTACGATGCCGGCAGGGCCAGAGAGTTCGCAAGGGAGCTTCTTCGTGTGCCGCAGGTCGTAGCGCAGGTGCTGGACAGACGGGAAGAAATTCACTATATCGCAAGGGGCATTCTAAATGCCAAGGACGTATTCATGATAGGAAGGGGACTGGATCATTCTATCCTTTTGGAAGGATCCCTGAAGCTAAAAGAAGTATCTTATATTCACTCGGAAGCCTACGCGTCGGGAGAGCTCAAACATGGCACCATTGCCCTGATCACCGAGGACACGCCGGTAGTCGCCGTAGTGACGCAGGATAAAGTTCAGTCCAAAGAGTTTTCCAATATCAGAGAAGTTCAATCCAGAGGAGCAGAAGTCATTCTCCTCATGAAAGAAACCTACACTCTTGATAAAGGAACCTCATGGGCAGGCATCTTCAAGCTCCCTGCCATGCGTGATGAATTCATGGTAATGCCCGCCTCGGCAGCCCTCCAGCTTCTTGCCTACTATGTCTCTTTGGATAAAGGCCTGGACGTAGACAAACCGAGAAATCTGGCAAAAGTAGTAACCGTAGAATAA
- a CDS encoding M23 family metallopeptidase, translating to MKKITKYYKRLQIRSIKIAVLAVIASIFFMPSYTKIESTGDNMFTVFLNGTDVGKVGDTVVAEEALKEARKALAGDGEELLLIDSDLELKGEEVFWGHIDDKSVIAQNMENVLENNIKKTLHRSYTVKINEYTVNLASKEEVLQLLQASIDKYDPEDQYYVDLILDCSRELNVLTTSVVSRAQQQEEKAEQEVLACVGIYERLNEIFDAVEPAGEKDFSDYELGLKSLEFADSVEVVESYLSEDELMPLGEAIEEVTKEQEKNQIYEVVSGDTLSKIASENNLTIEKLIEMNDTIESETSTIRVGDEIIVTVPEPELSVERQEEVYYEEDYEAEVVYVDNDDWYTTESVTRQEPSAGHRKVVAIVSYRNNAELSREIVKEEVTYQAVPKIVERGTKIPPTYIKPISGGRLSSGFGARSRPTKGASTFHKGIDWATPVGTAVMASSAGTVAKAGWGSGYGYVVYINHADGRQTRYGHLSKVLVSVGQTVSQGQKIALSGNTGVSSGPHVHFEILIGGSQVNPLKYLN from the coding sequence ATGAAAAAAATCACGAAATATTATAAAAGATTACAAATACGTTCCATTAAAATAGCTGTGTTGGCTGTTATTGCCAGCATATTTTTTATGCCTTCCTATACTAAAATCGAAAGTACGGGAGATAATATGTTTACGGTGTTTTTAAACGGAACGGATGTAGGAAAAGTCGGCGACACCGTGGTTGCGGAGGAAGCTTTGAAGGAGGCGAGAAAGGCGCTTGCAGGCGACGGCGAAGAACTGCTTTTAATCGACAGCGATCTGGAACTTAAGGGAGAAGAGGTGTTCTGGGGGCATATCGACGATAAGTCCGTCATTGCCCAGAATATGGAGAATGTTCTGGAAAACAATATTAAAAAAACGCTGCACCGTTCCTATACGGTAAAGATAAACGAATATACTGTTAACCTTGCCAGCAAAGAAGAAGTCCTGCAGCTATTGCAGGCTTCTATCGATAAATATGATCCTGAGGATCAGTACTATGTGGATCTCATACTGGATTGTTCGAGGGAATTGAATGTTTTGACAACCAGTGTGGTTTCCAGAGCGCAACAGCAGGAGGAAAAGGCAGAGCAGGAGGTACTGGCCTGCGTTGGAATTTATGAGAGGCTGAATGAAATTTTCGATGCCGTAGAACCGGCGGGGGAGAAGGATTTCTCCGACTATGAGCTGGGACTTAAGTCGTTAGAGTTCGCAGATTCGGTGGAGGTAGTGGAGTCCTATCTTTCAGAGGATGAATTGATGCCCCTTGGTGAAGCTATTGAGGAGGTTACCAAGGAACAGGAGAAGAATCAGATATATGAAGTAGTATCGGGAGACACCTTGTCGAAAATCGCGTCGGAAAATAATCTGACCATAGAGAAGCTTATCGAGATGAATGATACGATCGAAAGCGAGACCTCCACCATCCGCGTGGGAGATGAAATCATTGTAACGGTGCCGGAGCCGGAATTGTCCGTAGAGCGGCAGGAGGAGGTATATTATGAAGAGGATTATGAAGCTGAGGTAGTCTATGTGGACAACGACGACTGGTATACTACGGAAAGCGTAACCAGACAGGAACCGTCGGCAGGACACCGAAAAGTAGTGGCGATTGTTTCCTACAGAAATAATGCGGAGCTGTCCAGGGAGATTGTAAAAGAAGAGGTTACCTATCAAGCGGTGCCCAAAATCGTGGAACGGGGAACGAAGATACCTCCTACTTACATCAAACCGATTTCCGGCGGACGTCTTTCCTCGGGCTTTGGAGCCAGAAGCAGGCCGACCAAGGGAGCAAGCACCTTCCATAAGGGGATAGACTGGGCGACTCCGGTGGGAACTGCAGTTATGGCCTCCTCGGCAGGAACTGTTGCGAAGGCCGGGTGGGGAAGCGGCTACGGGTATGTGGTATATATTAATCATGCTGACGGAAGACAGACGAGATATGGACATTTGAGCAAGGTTCTCGTTTCTGTAGGACAGACGGTATCGCAGGGACAGAAGATTGCCCTCAGCGGAAATACAGGCGTCAGCTCAGGGCCTCATGTTCATTTTGAGATACTGATTGGAGGCAGTCAGGTGAACCCTTTAAAATATCTGAATTAA
- a CDS encoding HD-GYP domain-containing protein, which produces MRRVNTSGLIPGMVTAEDVYNYNNHLILPRGLILTDKAITKLEFYSIINVRIEDKVVETPETRIEEDTSYSERLKQSPEFQRFQEDFSRETDHFKGVIDNFVGDNGELDADQLIEHALSLLSSENKYVNVFDMLHSMRQLDDVTYVHCMNVGLICNIFAHWLRMDEEEIRIATLSGLLHDIGKIKVPEKILKKPGKLTAWELSVVKTHPKESYKMLENYPLSIHIKNAALMHHERCDGSGYPLGLTSGSIDPYAKIVAIADVYDAMTSARVYRGPLCPFKVIETFENEGFQKYDSKYILTFLENIVDTYLLHDVRLTNGEVGKIVYINPHKLSKPTIKVGEKYINLSQEPHLFIDAIL; this is translated from the coding sequence ATGAGGAGAGTAAACACATCGGGGCTGATACCGGGTATGGTAACGGCGGAGGATGTTTATAACTACAACAATCACTTAATTCTGCCAAGAGGGCTGATTCTGACAGATAAAGCGATTACCAAACTGGAGTTTTATTCCATCATCAATGTACGAATTGAGGACAAGGTCGTGGAGACCCCAGAGACTCGGATCGAGGAGGATACCTCATATTCGGAGCGCCTGAAGCAGTCTCCTGAATTCCAGCGTTTTCAAGAGGACTTCTCCAGGGAAACGGATCATTTCAAGGGTGTCATAGATAATTTTGTAGGAGATAACGGTGAACTGGATGCAGACCAGTTAATCGAACATGCTTTGTCTTTGCTTTCTTCCGAGAATAAATATGTCAACGTATTCGATATGCTTCACAGCATGCGCCAGCTGGATGACGTAACCTATGTGCACTGCATGAATGTAGGCTTGATTTGTAACATTTTCGCCCATTGGCTGCGAATGGACGAAGAAGAAATCCGCATCGCTACGCTAAGCGGTCTTTTACACGATATCGGCAAGATCAAAGTACCCGAAAAAATTCTCAAGAAGCCCGGGAAGCTCACGGCATGGGAGCTAAGCGTGGTTAAGACACATCCTAAAGAATCTTACAAGATGCTGGAAAATTATCCGCTGAGCATTCATATTAAGAACGCTGCACTGATGCATCACGAGCGCTGCGACGGTTCCGGCTATCCCTTGGGACTCACATCCGGCAGCATCGACCCTTACGCTAAAATAGTAGCCATAGCCGACGTATACGACGCTATGACAAGTGCACGTGTTTACCGCGGTCCGTTGTGTCCCTTCAAGGTAATCGAGACCTTCGAAAATGAAGGTTTTCAAAAGTACGATTCGAAATACATCCTTACTTTCCTCGAAAATATCGTGGATACCTATCTTTTGCACGACGTCCGCCTGACCAATGGGGAAGTGGGAAAAATTGTATATATCAATCCCCATAAACTATCCAAACCTACCATTAAGGTCGGAGAAAAATATATTAACCTTTCGCAGGAACCGCATCTGTTTATCGATGCAATATTATAG